From a single Rhodococcus qingshengii JCM 15477 genomic region:
- a CDS encoding TetR/AcrR family transcriptional regulator has protein sequence MHTMTRSQADATDTPRRKYAPRMAPEQRREQLLDAAFEVTGRVGLHNLSMESVAAEAGVGKPVLYTIFDTRTDLVAALLRREHERAIAQVLETMPTDLSELGPAASYTGTVGAFVDAVLENPTRWRLILTSVENAPSEYHGLLKLSRGAVFARAEELARAGIALESKLEGLDPVLLAHTMMSFAEMLGRLAVSDPETYTRERLSSFAVALAQSVGR, from the coding sequence ATGCACACGATGACCAGGTCACAAGCTGACGCAACGGATACACCGCGGCGCAAGTACGCCCCTCGCATGGCGCCGGAGCAACGTCGCGAGCAGCTCCTCGACGCAGCATTCGAGGTCACCGGCCGCGTTGGCCTGCACAACCTCAGCATGGAATCCGTCGCTGCCGAAGCCGGTGTCGGCAAGCCCGTCCTCTACACGATTTTCGATACCAGGACCGATCTCGTCGCTGCACTGCTGCGCCGCGAGCACGAGCGAGCCATCGCTCAGGTGCTCGAAACCATGCCGACAGATCTGAGCGAACTCGGCCCAGCGGCGTCGTACACCGGGACCGTCGGCGCCTTCGTCGACGCCGTACTGGAGAACCCGACGCGCTGGCGCCTGATTCTGACGTCTGTCGAGAACGCCCCCAGCGAGTATCACGGCTTGTTGAAGCTCTCTCGCGGAGCTGTCTTCGCCCGCGCCGAAGAACTGGCCCGCGCCGGGATTGCCCTCGAGTCGAAGCTCGAAGGCCTTGATCCGGTTCTCCTCGCACACACCATGATGTCGTTCGCCGAAATGCTCGGACGACTGGCCGTCAGTGATCCCGAAACCTATACCCGAGAACGACTTTCCAGTTTTGCCGTGGCTCTCGCACAATCGGTCGGGCGTTAG